One window of Zalophus californianus isolate mZalCal1 chromosome 3, mZalCal1.pri.v2, whole genome shotgun sequence genomic DNA carries:
- the UBL3 gene encoding ubiquitin-like protein 3: protein MSSNVPADMINLRLILVSGKTKEFLFSPNDSASDIAKHVYDNWPMDWEEEQVSSPNILRLIYQGRFLHGNVTLGALKLPFGKTTVMHLVARETLPEPNSQGQRNREKTGESNCCVIL from the exons ATAAATTTGCGCCTCATCTTGGTAAGCGGGAAAACAAAAGAGTTCCTGTTTTCTCCTAATGATTCTGCTTCTGACATTGCAAAGCATGTGTATGACAATTGGCCAATGG ACTGGGAAGAAGAGCAGGTCAGCAGTCCAAATATTCTACGACTTATTTATCAAGGACGATTTCTGCATGGAAATGTCACATTAGGAG CATTAAAACTTCCTTTTGGCAAAACAACGGTGATGCATTTGGTGGCCAGAGAGACATTGCCAGAGCCAAACTCTCAAG GTCAGAGGAATCGCGAAAAGACTGGAGAGAGTAATTGTTGTGTAATCCTGTAA